Proteins from a genomic interval of Bacteroidota bacterium:
- a CDS encoding serine hydrolase codes for MRISLQYIGLLFIICHSSFVISFSQPVFLKSSPDYPAALSEKSWSDSVFNSLTPDQRIGQLFMVAAYSNDKTDTAQIKKLIDSCGIGGLIFFQGGPRRQAVLTNYYQSKSNVKLLISIDGEWGLDMRLDSTVQFPRQMTLGAINPKADSLIYLMGKEIARECRRLGIHVNLAPVVDVNNNPLNPVISSRSFGENKFSVARKSMLYMKGMQDAGILSCAKHFPGHGDTESDSHKTLPVISHSKETIDTLDLYPFKELFKQGIGCVMVAHLFIPALDTTANTASTLSPKVVTDLLKKELKFEGLVFTDALNMQGVSKFYKPGEVDVKALIAGNDVLLFSEDVPKAIVEIKNALARGEITQEEIDKRCKKILIAKQWCGLSRYSPVDTANLFRDINSYRSEYLNILLAENSITLLKNNKKLIPLMNLDTLKIASVMIGAGSSNKFQEMLGWYSPVKKFILAKEPTQSQSDTLLKKLRDYNLVIFGIAGMNNPKQDFGITSQTINFIRKANRQSKTIVSIFANAYSMQMFDTITDSTNAIIMSYENNDYLMNLTAQMIFGGVSAKGKLPVTASKTFPLNSGLNTGAPIRFKYTVPEDVGMDPKKLEALDTIVERAISEKAFPGCEIFFARDRKVFYYKSFGYHTYENKRAVKNDDIYDLASITKVAATTAATMQLVDKKKISLNDLLCYHLPELEGTDKMNINLREMLTHQAGLKDWIPFYLKTLSKGEYKPGIYSKYKNKDFPVRVADKLYINKNYSDTIWKRIIESPVSDKHEYKYSDLDLLFMWKIVERETKMPMNEYVQKNFYAPLGLSTMGYKPRERFSLNRIVPTEYDVKFRKQLVHGDVHDPAAAMLGGVAGHAGLFSDANDLGVMMQLFLQKGEYGGKKYIDTATVSEFTKCQFCADNRRAIGFDKPETDPKKESPVCDCVSYLSFGHQGFTGTITWADPEKNLVYVFLSNRVYPDAENQKITKLGVRSALLRVVYGAMK; via the coding sequence GTGAGAATTTCCCTGCAATATATTGGATTATTATTTATCATTTGCCATTCGTCATTCGTCATTTCCTTTTCCCAACCCGTATTTCTTAAGTCATCACCTGATTATCCTGCAGCACTTTCTGAAAAATCATGGTCTGATTCTGTTTTTAATTCTCTTACACCCGATCAGCGCATCGGGCAATTGTTTATGGTTGCCGCCTATTCGAATGACAAAACCGATACCGCACAGATAAAAAAACTAATTGACTCCTGTGGGATTGGCGGACTTATTTTTTTTCAGGGAGGTCCCAGGCGTCAGGCAGTTCTCACAAATTATTATCAATCAAAATCCAATGTGAAACTTCTGATTTCCATTGATGGAGAATGGGGATTAGATATGCGCCTTGACAGCACGGTTCAGTTTCCCCGTCAGATGACGCTCGGTGCAATTAATCCCAAAGCAGATTCTCTGATTTATCTCATGGGAAAAGAAATTGCCCGCGAGTGCAGGCGGTTGGGGATTCATGTGAATCTTGCCCCTGTTGTAGATGTGAATAATAACCCGCTCAATCCGGTGATTAGCAGCCGCTCGTTTGGTGAAAATAAATTTTCCGTAGCGAGAAAATCAATGCTCTACATGAAAGGAATGCAGGATGCCGGAATTCTTTCCTGCGCCAAACATTTTCCCGGGCACGGAGATACGGAAAGCGATTCGCATAAAACGCTCCCTGTAATTTCTCACAGCAAAGAAACGATTGATACGCTCGACCTTTATCCATTCAAAGAACTTTTTAAACAGGGAATCGGCTGTGTAATGGTGGCGCATCTTTTCATTCCTGCGCTTGACACAACAGCAAACACAGCTTCTACATTGTCTCCGAAAGTTGTAACCGATTTGCTGAAGAAAGAATTAAAGTTTGAGGGATTGGTTTTTACCGATGCGCTCAACATGCAAGGCGTGAGCAAATTTTATAAGCCCGGGGAAGTGGATGTAAAAGCGCTCATTGCCGGAAATGATGTACTCCTTTTTTCTGAAGATGTTCCAAAAGCCATAGTGGAAATAAAGAATGCATTGGCACGCGGTGAGATCACGCAGGAAGAAATAGATAAGCGATGTAAAAAAATTCTGATAGCAAAGCAATGGTGCGGACTCAGCAGATATTCTCCGGTTGATACCGCAAATCTTTTCCGCGATATTAATTCTTACCGAAGCGAATACCTCAACATTCTTCTTGCTGAAAATTCTATAACGCTTCTGAAGAATAACAAAAAATTAATTCCCCTGATGAATCTCGATACGCTGAAGATTGCATCGGTAATGATAGGGGCGGGGAGCAGCAATAAATTTCAAGAAATGCTTGGCTGGTATTCCCCTGTGAAAAAATTTATTTTGGCAAAAGAACCGACACAATCCCAGTCCGATACGCTCTTGAAAAAACTTCGCGATTACAATCTTGTGATTTTTGGAATTGCCGGAATGAATAATCCCAAACAGGATTTTGGAATCACCTCCCAAACGATAAATTTTATCCGTAAAGCAAACCGCCAGTCGAAAACAATCGTTTCCATTTTCGCAAATGCATATTCTATGCAGATGTTTGACACGATTACCGACAGCACCAATGCAATTATAATGAGCTACGAGAATAATGATTACCTGATGAATCTTACCGCGCAAATGATTTTTGGTGGAGTTTCTGCTAAAGGAAAACTACCCGTAACTGCATCTAAAACTTTTCCGCTTAATTCCGGATTAAACACAGGCGCACCTATTCGTTTCAAATATACAGTCCCGGAAGATGTTGGAATGGATCCTAAAAAATTGGAAGCGCTGGATACAATCGTAGAAAGAGCAATTTCAGAAAAAGCATTCCCCGGCTGCGAAATTTTCTTTGCCAGAGATAGAAAAGTTTTTTATTACAAGTCATTCGGCTACCATACTTATGAGAATAAACGGGCAGTTAAGAATGATGATATTTATGATTTAGCTTCCATCACAAAAGTTGCTGCAACTACAGCCGCCACCATGCAGTTGGTGGACAAGAAAAAAATATCTCTTAACGATCTGCTCTGCTATCATTTACCTGAATTGGAAGGAACAGACAAGATGAATATTAATCTTAGGGAAATGCTCACGCATCAGGCGGGATTAAAAGACTGGATTCCATTTTATTTGAAAACATTAAGCAAAGGAGAATACAAGCCCGGCATATACAGCAAGTACAAGAACAAGGATTTTCCTGTTCGTGTGGCAGATAAATTATATATCAATAAGAACTATTCTGACACCATCTGGAAAAGGATCATTGAATCACCTGTGAGCGATAAGCACGAATACAAATACAGCGATCTCGATTTGTTATTTATGTGGAAAATAGTGGAGCGAGAAACAAAAATGCCGATGAATGAATATGTGCAGAAAAACTTTTATGCTCCGCTCGGATTGTCAACGATGGGATACAAGCCCAGGGAAAGATTTTCGCTTAACAGAATTGTTCCTACAGAATATGATGTGAAGTTCAGAAAACAATTAGTGCACGGAGATGTGCACGACCCCGCAGCCGCCATGCTGGGCGGGGTGGCAGGACATGCAGGATTATTTTCTGATGCGAATGATTTGGGCGTGATGATGCAATTGTTTCTGCAGAAGGGCGAGTATGGAGGCAAAAAATATATTGACACAGCAACAGTGAGTGAATTTACCAAGTGCCAGTTTTGTGCCGACAACCGCAGAGCAATTGGGTTTGACAAACCCGAAACTGATCCTAAGAAAGAAAGTCCTGTTTGCGATTGTGTTTCCTATTTAAGTTTCGGTCATCAGGGTTTCACAGGCACTATCACCTGGGCTGACCCTGAAAAAAATCTTGTGTATGTTTTTCTTTCTAACCGCGTTTATCCCGATGCCGAGAATCAGAAGATTACCAAACTGGGTGTGCGCAGTGCTTTGCTAAGAGTAGTGTATGGAGCGATGAAGTGA
- the bshA gene encoding N-acetyl-alpha-D-glucosaminyl L-malate synthase BshA: MKIGIVCYPTFGGSGVVATELGKALAAKGHKVHFITYSQPVKLDVSSPNIYYHEVSISDYPLFDYAPYELVLSSKLVDVVRYYKLDLLHVHYAIPHASAAYLAKQILASQGIKIPFITTLHGTDITLLGKDASFEPVITFSINQSDAVTTVSQSLKDDTLKFFKIEREIKVIPNFICLDDYTHKVTEQEKKQYAPHGEKILMHISNFRKVKRVEDVLKVFDKVRKQIPSKLILVGDGPERSNIENLCRQLDTCGDIITLGKVRDTEKILPVADLFLLTSETESFGLAALEAMAAKVPVISTNTGGIPEVNLHNFSGMLSNVGDVDGMAKNAVSILKDEKEHRKFSENAFEQAKKFGIEKILPMYEALYQQVIGK, encoded by the coding sequence ATGAAAATCGGAATTGTCTGTTATCCGACTTTTGGCGGAAGCGGTGTGGTTGCCACTGAGTTGGGCAAGGCGCTTGCCGCTAAAGGGCATAAAGTTCATTTCATCACGTATAGCCAGCCAGTAAAGCTGGATGTATCTTCTCCCAATATTTATTACCATGAAGTTTCTATTTCTGATTATCCGCTTTTTGATTATGCGCCTTATGAATTGGTTTTGTCAAGCAAGTTAGTGGATGTGGTGCGTTATTATAAATTGGATTTGCTTCATGTGCATTATGCCATTCCCCACGCAAGCGCGGCTTATCTTGCAAAGCAGATTCTTGCATCGCAAGGCATAAAAATTCCGTTCATTACCACGCTGCACGGAACAGATATTACACTATTGGGAAAAGACGCTTCGTTCGAACCGGTGATTACTTTCTCTATTAACCAGAGCGATGCGGTGACAACAGTTTCGCAATCTTTGAAGGATGATACATTGAAGTTTTTTAAAATTGAACGCGAGATAAAAGTGATTCCAAATTTTATTTGTCTGGATGATTACACTCATAAAGTAACAGAGCAGGAAAAAAAGCAATACGCACCCCATGGAGAAAAAATACTGATGCACATTTCTAATTTCCGGAAAGTAAAAAGGGTAGAGGATGTGCTGAAAGTTTTTGATAAGGTGAGAAAACAAATTCCTTCTAAGTTGATTTTAGTTGGCGATGGTCCTGAGCGAAGCAATATTGAAAACCTCTGCAGGCAGTTGGATACTTGCGGAGATATTATTACTCTTGGCAAGGTGCGCGATACAGAAAAAATTCTTCCGGTTGCGGATTTATTTTTACTCACGTCTGAAACAGAAAGTTTCGGACTTGCAGCGCTGGAGGCAATGGCGGCAAAAGTTCCTGTGATCTCCACCAATACAGGCGGAATCCCTGAAGTGAATCTTCATAATTTTTCCGGCATGCTCAGCAATGTGGGTGATGTGGATGGTATGGCAAAGAATGCAGTGTCAATTCTGAAAGATGAAAAAGAGCATAGAAAGTTTTCTGAAAACGCTTTCGAACAGGCAAAAAAATTTGGCATTGAAAAGATATTGCCGATGTATGAAG
- a CDS encoding DUF4160 domain-containing protein, whose amino-acid sequence MKTEAPHIHFSKHKSKYIYGKLWLQNLEIMHPADFSAKELNIVKKLATKYQKELIDLYNSFGKKETHPIKLTLK is encoded by the coding sequence GTGAAAACTGAAGCTCCACATATACATTTCAGTAAACATAAATCAAAATACATTTATGGTAAATTGTGGCTTCAAAATTTAGAAATAATGCATCCGGCAGATTTTAGCGCAAAAGAATTAAATATAGTGAAAAAGCTGGCAACAAAATATCAGAAAGAATTAATTGATTTATATAATTCATTCGGGAAAAAAGAAACTCATCCCATAAAACTTACTTTAAAATGA